AGGGAACAACCCCCGACCACGCTGCGGCGACCCTCTCCCAGCAACCGGTGCTTCACCTTAGCCGAGGATCGCACCGATGAGTGGAAGTGTTACAATCACTGAACGGGCGGCCCGGTGGAATGCCGCGCCAAGGTTTGCGGTCATTACCCGCTGAATGTCGATATTCTCCGGTGCCGCGGCGGCGAGCGGAGAAGCATAACTGCCTGTGCTGCGCGTTTCACAAGGGGATGAGAGAGGCCACCTCGCGGTCAGATGCCCGCTCGCTCGCTGCGAGGCCCGCAGCCACGCCGGCGCGGTCGGCCGCGTGCCGGTTCTGGCTCATCTTGCGCTTGCCCTCGAGCCTCGTGATCGGCATGCGCAAGCCGACGATCCCGCGCAGTTGCGCCTGAACGAAATCCGGCGGCGCGTCCGATACGGCCCAGGGCGCGGCGCGCGTGCCCTCGTGGAGGTCGGTCAGACGACTCACGGCTTCCAGCAGCCTGCCCGGATCGTCGAAGAACTCGACCGGGCCATAGGCATGGACGGCGACGTAGTTCCAGGTCGGCACGACCTTCCCGGTTTCCTGCTTCGTCGCGTACCATGCCGGCGTCACGTAAGCGTCCGGCCCCATGAAGATCGCCAGACCGTCTCCCAGCGGCGGAACGCGCCAGTGGGGATTGGCCTTCGCGAGGTGGCCATAGATCACGCCATGCTCGCCCGCGCTCTCGTCGAGGTAGAGAGGCAGTGGTGTCGCTACCGGGCCGTCCGCGGTGGCGGTGAGGAATTGTGCCAGCCGCGCCGCGCGGATCGTCGCCCGCAGGCTCTCCTTGTCGTCGTCGCGGAAGACGGGAGGCGTGTACATATCGGAAACTCCTTGCGATGCAGGGACAGATGCCGGCAATCTGGCTTGTTGAAAATAGCCAGTTTGGAAGATTTGATGTGGTCCAGTTGTCGAAGGACGGCATCGCGCGCCGGATCATCGCGGCGATCAAGGAGCAGATCCACGGCGGGGTCTACCGACCCGGTGACCGCCTGCCGTCGACCCGGGCCTTTGCGGCCGAATGGGGTGTATCCCGCACGACGGTGATGGCGGCCTATGGCCAACTTGCCGCCGAAGGATATCTGACCACCCGGCCCGGGGCGCGTGCGATCGTAGCCCAGGGGCTCGGGACTGCGGCAGCGCCGATGTGCTCCACGGCTGCTGCACCCCGGCATCTCTCAGCGTTCGCGCAACGCCTGCTCGCTCTGCCTTCGCCAGCAGTAGCGCAGGCGGTCCGGGTTGCAGACTTTCGTTACGGAGACCTGTCCGGTTCGGACTTTCCGGTCTTGGCCTGGCGGCGCAGTTTGAACAAGGCGAGCCTCCGGCGCACCGCGAGGCTGCGCTACGGCGACCCTCAGGGAACTGCCACCCTCCGCACCGCGCTTCAAGGCTATCTCTGGCGTGCCCGCGGCA
This genomic window from Tepidamorphus gemmatus contains:
- a CDS encoding FMN-binding negative transcriptional regulator, which translates into the protein MYTPPVFRDDDKESLRATIRAARLAQFLTATADGPVATPLPLYLDESAGEHGVIYGHLAKANPHWRVPPLGDGLAIFMGPDAYVTPAWYATKQETGKVVPTWNYVAVHAYGPVEFFDDPGRLLEAVSRLTDLHEGTRAAPWAVSDAPPDFVQAQLRGIVGLRMPITRLEGKRKMSQNRHAADRAGVAAGLAASERASDREVASLIPL